In Blastopirellula sp. J2-11, a single genomic region encodes these proteins:
- a CDS encoding HEAT repeat domain-containing protein, producing MKSASFAICLLILVLGCTKNGAIRSPFGWGIKDDPAELAKYGPNPTQRRDEIRRMTRYAEEMSDSEKQLTANKLTQQIKDEQDPLLRIEILKALATLQTPAAHEGLRSGLYDSETRVRVMAVETMVVGKDPTAIAELGDLIVRDRELDVRLAAAKALEQFDSPEARKALLPAVQDRDPALRYVAIQSLREHSQVDYGGDASKWEAYAMGENPAPPEDVSMTSWLIPSFMR from the coding sequence ATGAAGTCGGCCAGTTTTGCAATCTGTCTATTAATACTCGTGCTCGGTTGCACCAAAAACGGCGCTATTCGCAGCCCTTTCGGCTGGGGAATCAAAGATGACCCCGCCGAACTGGCGAAATATGGACCGAATCCCACGCAGCGTCGTGACGAAATTCGTCGGATGACGCGTTATGCCGAGGAAATGAGTGACTCCGAAAAACAGCTGACCGCGAATAAGCTGACGCAGCAGATCAAAGACGAGCAAGATCCGCTGCTGCGGATTGAAATTCTGAAAGCGCTCGCGACGCTCCAGACGCCTGCGGCTCATGAAGGTTTGCGCAGCGGCCTTTATGATTCGGAAACGCGCGTGCGTGTAATGGCGGTCGAAACGATGGTGGTCGGCAAAGATCCGACAGCCATCGCAGAGTTGGGAGACTTGATCGTCCGCGATCGCGAGCTGGACGTCCGACTTGCCGCCGCTAAAGCGCTCGAACAATTTGATTCGCCGGAAGCTCGCAAGGCATTGTTGCCGGCGGTGCAGGATCGTGATCCGGCGCTCCGCTATGTGGCGATCCAGTCGCTGCGCGAGCATAGCCAAGTCGACTATGGTGGTGACGCGTCAAAATGGGAGGCTTATGCGATGGGCGAAAATCCAGCCCCTCCTGAGGACGTCAGCATGACAAGTTGGTTGATTCCCTCCTTTATGCGGTAG